AGGCCGATGCGAAGTGCCCGGCGAAGAGGTGCGCGATGATTGTTCTGGTTCTGTGTCATTTTGTTGCGGTTTTGCATAGTGAATTTATTCCTCGTATCCGCCAAACAGGCTGCTGTCGATCAGGTCGCACAGACAGAAAATGGTCAGCAGGTGCACCTGGTGGACTTCTGGCGCAACCGTCGAAGGCACCAGCAATTCAATATCGTGTACGTCGAGCAGTGCGGTGCAGTCGCTGTCGCCTTCGCCTCCCGTCAGGGCTAGGACCCCCATATCGCGATCGTGGGCAGCGCGGATGGCCTGCACCAGATTGGAATCACTGCCATCTGTGCTGATGATGACCAGTAGATCGCCAGGCTGCCCCAGGGCGCGGATCTGACGGGCAAACGATTCGGCGCGGCCGTGATTGCGGGCCACCGTGCCGGTGGAGATTCCGTCGCCGTTCAGCGCCATTGCCGGCAAGCCGGGGCGTTCGCGTTCGTAACCGCCCAGCAGTTGCGCACAAAAACTTTGCGCGAGGCCGCCACTCAAGCCGTTGCCACAGATCAATAGTTTGTTTTCCGCGAGCAGAGTATGCACGATCATTT
The Microbulbifer celer DNA segment above includes these coding regions:
- a CDS encoding SIS domain-containing protein, giving the protein MEQRVVTLFHHSIEATMNAGELLAPLIAEASEMIVHTLLAENKLLICGNGLSGGLAQSFCAQLLGGYERERPGLPAMALNGDGISTGTVARNHGRAESFARQIRALGQPGDLLVIISTDGSDSNLVQAIRAAHDRDMGVLALTGGEGDSDCTALLDVHDIELLVPSTVAPEVHQVHLLTIFCLCDLIDSSLFGGYEE